One Parasphingorhabdus cellanae genomic region harbors:
- a CDS encoding 2-oxoacid:acceptor oxidoreductase subunit alpha, with product MATALKQDDNSNNSPENAENVVVRFAGDSGDGMQLTGGQFTLSTALSGSDLATFPDFPAEIRAPQGTLFGVSAFQINFGSRAIETAGDRPDVLIAMNPAALKTNVEALRDGGLIIADAGEFGKRNLDKAKYENNPLEDGSLAKWQLLKLDISALTLEAVKPFGLGNKEALRCKNMWTLGLALWMFERDREPIVNWLNSKFAKLPDVAQANIAALNAGHAYGETAELSGDGLGSGHLTTRKIGAAPSAPGEYRTVTGAESLSLGLVAGAQLADLPMFFGGYPITPASAILHHLSRLKEFGVTTFQAEDEIAAIAAAIGASYAGKLGITSSSGPGIALKGEAMGLAIMTELPLVIVNSQRGGPSTGLPTKTEQSDLYQAIYGRNGDAPMPIIAACSPGDAFECAIEAVRIAVQYMTPVMLLTDGYIANAAEPWKIPDVDTLEPFPTSFMDKMPEGGLKPYARDEKLARPWIKPGTPELMHRIGGIEKGVDTGHIDYAPENHQQMTEIRRDKVLGVAESIADQGVSLGKEGGKLAVVGWGSTFGPIHQAVRRSIAAGKDVSHIHIRNIWPMPKNLGDLLKSYDRVIVPEMNTGQLKTVLRDQYLIDAKPVNKVSGQPFTITEIETAIEENLG from the coding sequence ATGGCTACGGCGCTTAAGCAAGACGACAACAGCAACAATTCACCGGAGAATGCGGAAAATGTCGTCGTTCGCTTCGCTGGTGATAGCGGCGATGGTATGCAGCTTACCGGCGGGCAATTCACTCTGTCCACGGCTTTGTCTGGAAGTGACCTTGCCACTTTCCCGGATTTTCCGGCAGAGATTCGCGCGCCGCAAGGGACATTATTTGGTGTATCTGCCTTCCAGATCAATTTTGGCAGCCGCGCGATTGAAACAGCTGGCGACCGGCCTGATGTTCTGATCGCAATGAATCCCGCCGCGCTGAAGACCAATGTCGAGGCTCTGCGCGATGGCGGCTTGATAATTGCCGATGCAGGCGAGTTCGGGAAACGCAATCTCGACAAAGCGAAATATGAGAATAACCCGCTGGAAGATGGATCGCTGGCGAAATGGCAACTGCTGAAACTCGATATTTCAGCGCTGACACTGGAAGCCGTGAAACCGTTTGGTCTGGGTAACAAAGAAGCGCTGCGCTGCAAAAATATGTGGACGCTTGGCCTAGCTCTTTGGATGTTTGAGCGGGACCGTGAGCCAATTGTTAACTGGCTGAATAGCAAATTTGCTAAGCTGCCGGATGTCGCGCAAGCCAATATAGCGGCACTGAATGCCGGGCATGCCTATGGCGAAACGGCGGAATTATCCGGTGATGGGTTGGGTAGTGGCCATTTAACGACACGCAAGATTGGCGCTGCGCCTTCGGCACCAGGTGAATATCGTACCGTGACCGGCGCCGAGTCACTGTCTCTTGGTCTGGTTGCGGGGGCGCAGCTGGCGGATTTGCCGATGTTCTTTGGCGGTTATCCAATTACGCCAGCCTCGGCGATCCTGCATCACCTGTCGCGCCTCAAAGAATTTGGGGTGACGACCTTTCAGGCAGAAGACGAGATTGCGGCGATCGCGGCAGCCATTGGTGCAAGCTATGCCGGTAAGCTTGGCATTACGTCCTCATCCGGCCCAGGCATCGCGCTAAAAGGCGAGGCGATGGGGCTGGCAATCATGACCGAGCTGCCGTTGGTAATTGTCAATTCACAGCGCGGCGGGCCGTCGACAGGCCTTCCCACCAAGACGGAACAGTCTGACCTCTATCAAGCGATTTATGGTCGCAACGGGGATGCGCCGATGCCGATCATTGCAGCATGTTCACCCGGCGACGCGTTCGAATGTGCAATAGAAGCTGTGCGGATTGCGGTGCAATATATGACCCCGGTCATGTTGCTGACCGATGGTTATATCGCCAATGCTGCTGAACCCTGGAAGATCCCAGATGTCGATACATTGGAGCCCTTCCCGACGAGTTTCATGGACAAGATGCCCGAAGGCGGCTTGAAACCCTATGCTCGCGATGAAAAACTGGCGCGGCCATGGATTAAGCCGGGAACGCCAGAATTGATGCACCGTATTGGCGGTATCGAAAAAGGTGTTGATACCGGGCATATTGATTATGCGCCGGAAAATCACCAGCAAATGACCGAGATCCGGCGGGATAAAGTATTGGGTGTTGCTGAAAGCATCGCTGATCAGGGTGTTTCCCTCGGAAAAGAGGGCGGCAAACTGGCGGTCGTTGGTTGGGGCTCTACCTTTGGACCGATCCATCAAGCGGTTCGCCGCTCCATTGCCGCTGGGAAAGACGTCAGCCACATTCATATTCGCAACATTTGGCCGATGCCGAAAAACCTTGGTGACTTGTTGAAAAGCTATGACCGGGTAATCGTACCGGAAATGAATACGGGGCAGCTGAAAACCGTCCTGCGCGATCAATATCTGATCGATGCGAAGCCGGTTAACAAAGTCTCTGGCCAGCCATTTACCATTACCGAAATTGAAACGGCGATTGAGGAGAATTTGGGGTGA
- a CDS encoding 2-oxoacid:ferredoxin oxidoreductase subunit beta produces the protein MNEMTKITTLKDWETDQEVRWCPGCGDYAILKAVQRTMPELGVRPEDTLFISGIGCSSRFPYYMETYGFHTIHGRAPAVATGAKLANPDLDVWIVTGDGDALSIGGNHTMHLLRRNLDCQIMLFNNEIYGLTKGQYSPTSRVGTNSPSTPYGSVDRPASPCAFALGAGARFIARAIDVHKDLTNVLKAAHKHEGASFIEIFQNCIVYNKDVFDEFAAKKTAPSTQLLLADGEPMLFEKGEKGITLDRDTLSLKVVDVVDGDWEAAKVIVHDVTNRAVAYMLIEMPFGEFPMAIGVLYDDPRPTFESAVIAQNEQASKGKKRDLQALLNKGQTWTVPESQHNL, from the coding sequence ATGAACGAGATGACAAAAATCACGACGCTGAAAGACTGGGAAACCGATCAGGAAGTCCGCTGGTGCCCGGGTTGCGGCGACTATGCGATCCTGAAAGCGGTGCAGCGGACCATGCCGGAACTGGGTGTACGTCCCGAAGATACCTTGTTTATTAGCGGGATTGGCTGCTCTTCCCGTTTCCCATATTATATGGAGACTTACGGTTTTCATACTATTCACGGCCGTGCGCCAGCGGTGGCCACCGGTGCGAAGCTTGCCAATCCGGATCTGGATGTCTGGATCGTCACCGGCGACGGTGATGCGCTTTCTATTGGCGGCAATCACACCATGCATTTGCTCCGGCGGAATCTGGATTGTCAGATCATGTTGTTCAACAACGAGATTTACGGTCTGACAAAGGGACAATATTCACCGACATCTCGGGTGGGAACGAACAGTCCTTCGACACCTTATGGATCGGTGGATCGACCGGCGTCGCCTTGTGCATTTGCGCTGGGCGCAGGCGCCCGGTTCATTGCGCGTGCGATCGATGTGCACAAGGATCTCACGAATGTTCTGAAAGCTGCGCATAAGCATGAAGGCGCTTCCTTTATCGAGATTTTTCAGAACTGTATCGTCTATAATAAAGACGTTTTCGATGAATTCGCGGCGAAGAAAACCGCACCATCAACGCAGCTGCTGTTGGCAGACGGTGAGCCTATGTTGTTTGAAAAAGGCGAAAAAGGGATCACGCTGGACCGCGACACATTGTCCCTGAAAGTGGTCGATGTTGTTGATGGCGATTGGGAGGCCGCTAAGGTTATCGTACATGATGTCACCAACAGAGCAGTGGCCTATATGCTGATCGAAATGCCTTTTGGAGAATTTCCTATGGCCATTGGCGTACTCTATGACGATCCGCGGCCCACGTTTGAGTCGGCCGTCATCGCGCAGAATGAACAAGCATCGAAAGGTAAGAAGCGCGATTTGCAGGCTTTGCTGAACAAGGGGCAGACCTGGACCGTCCCGGAGAGCCAGCACAACCTATAA
- a CDS encoding metal-dependent hydrolase yields the protein MDNLTHSLAGAVLGQLGLKKKTGLGMATLIIAANIPDIDAIATLLDGVQHLAIRRGITHGPIAMVILPLLLTGTMILFDGWQTKRGKRPADRLPIHRGWLLALAYIGCLSHPALDWLNSYGIRLLEPFSSQWFYGDSIFIIDIWIWAALITGVWISRRREKKGRDDWQRPAWVSFAAICAYIFANGLITGKAEDEATKTVQYIYQLEPTLVVANPVPITFWKREILWRFELIDKSGTGALVGSGNYSLLEGASLDEGRNHSTALSLNRKIDDGGPILNGHRARTSGAANIHLDYLKSSNQDVDAFLFWSRMPLIGWRFEDDRSKNGYEFVIKDQRFDSPLVADRFSVEAYIDEQTVRRLRAEIVKSHE from the coding sequence ATGGATAATCTGACGCACAGTCTTGCCGGGGCCGTTTTGGGTCAACTCGGTCTGAAAAAGAAAACCGGCCTTGGCATGGCGACATTGATTATCGCCGCCAATATTCCAGATATTGATGCCATCGCGACACTTCTTGACGGGGTGCAGCATCTCGCCATCCGCCGGGGTATTACACATGGCCCGATTGCTATGGTGATACTACCGCTATTGCTAACCGGGACTATGATCCTGTTCGATGGTTGGCAGACGAAGCGCGGGAAACGCCCAGCGGACCGGCTGCCCATTCATAGGGGCTGGCTATTGGCGCTCGCTTATATCGGTTGTTTGAGCCATCCCGCGCTGGATTGGCTCAACAGCTATGGCATTCGTCTGCTGGAGCCCTTTTCATCACAATGGTTTTATGGCGACAGCATCTTCATCATCGATATCTGGATCTGGGCAGCGCTGATTACCGGCGTCTGGATTTCACGGCGACGCGAGAAAAAGGGCAGGGACGATTGGCAGCGGCCGGCATGGGTGAGCTTTGCGGCGATTTGCGCGTATATCTTTGCCAACGGGTTGATTACCGGCAAGGCGGAAGATGAAGCTACGAAGACCGTGCAATATATTTATCAATTGGAGCCGACTTTAGTTGTTGCAAACCCGGTCCCGATTACTTTTTGGAAGCGGGAGATATTGTGGCGATTTGAACTGATTGATAAAAGTGGGACCGGCGCTCTTGTGGGGAGTGGAAACTATAGTTTGTTAGAAGGCGCGAGTCTTGATGAAGGTAGGAACCACTCTACTGCATTGTCGCTCAACAGAAAGATCGATGATGGTGGCCCAATTCTTAATGGTCATCGTGCTCGCACTTCTGGCGCTGCCAACATCCATTTGGATTACCTTAAGTCTAGCAATCAAGATGTAGATGCTTTTCTGTTTTGGTCAAGAATGCCCTTAATTGGATGGCGATTCGAAGACGATCGATCGAAAAATGGTTATGAGTTTGTCATAAAAGATCAAAGGTTTGATTCTCCGTTAGTAGCCGATCGTTTTTCTGTCGAAGCTTATATTGATGAGCAGACGGTGCGAAGGTTGAGAGCAGAAATAGTAAAGTCACATGAATAG
- a CDS encoding cryptochrome/photolyase family protein, with protein MNSPIILWFRRDLRLSDQAAVAAAAAEGPVIPVYILDDETPKHRKMGGASRWWLHHSLKSLDQHLRDKGSRLILRQGNAATILADIAHKAGAQQIHALHHYEPWWLNAEKHLRESLADGVELILHDGNYLLPPGAVTTGGGDPYKIYTPFWKSVRERMPPAEPTPVPQKIDTPDQWPVSDSLDDWNLLPTKPDWATGFTKAWTPGEEGARANVDAFIDKATRYDEGRNLPSAELVSRLSPHLHFGEVSPAYVWHRVTGRGRQVETYLKEIVWRDYAQNVIWQFPQYGGESYREKFRDFPWRDMNDAKVAKDFEAWCHGKTGYPIVDAGMRELWATGWMHNRVRMIAASFLIKHLLIDWRKGEQWFWDTLVDADFASNSVNWQWVSGTGVDSNMFVRIMAPLTQSEKFNAGDYIRKWVPELSDVSDPYIHDPEEHGAKPASYRSKIIGHKDARARALDAYAVVK; from the coding sequence ATGAATAGCCCCATCATCCTCTGGTTCCGCCGCGATTTGCGTCTTTCCGATCAAGCCGCCGTTGCCGCCGCCGCTGCGGAAGGCCCGGTCATCCCGGTCTATATACTCGACGACGAAACGCCAAAGCATCGCAAAATGGGCGGGGCTTCGCGCTGGTGGCTCCATCATAGCCTGAAATCTCTCGACCAGCATCTGCGGGACAAGGGTTCGCGGCTGATATTGCGCCAAGGCAATGCCGCCACGATCCTTGCAGACATCGCGCACAAGGCTGGCGCGCAACAGATACATGCGCTCCATCATTATGAACCTTGGTGGCTCAACGCTGAAAAGCATCTGCGGGAGTCTTTGGCAGACGGCGTCGAGTTGATATTGCATGACGGCAACTACCTATTGCCGCCCGGTGCGGTGACCACTGGCGGCGGCGACCCCTATAAAATTTACACCCCTTTTTGGAAATCGGTCCGCGAGCGGATGCCGCCAGCAGAACCGACGCCTGTTCCGCAAAAAATCGATACACCTGATCAATGGCCAGTCAGCGATAGCTTGGATGACTGGAACTTGTTACCGACCAAGCCCGACTGGGCGACCGGCTTTACAAAAGCTTGGACGCCGGGCGAAGAAGGCGCACGGGCCAATGTCGACGCGTTTATTGACAAGGCCACCCGTTATGACGAAGGCCGCAATCTACCCTCTGCAGAGCTGGTGTCGCGGCTGTCGCCGCATCTTCATTTTGGCGAGGTCAGTCCAGCCTATGTCTGGCACCGGGTGACAGGACGCGGACGGCAAGTCGAAACCTATCTCAAGGAAATAGTCTGGCGCGATTACGCGCAAAACGTAATTTGGCAGTTTCCGCAATATGGCGGGGAAAGCTACCGCGAGAAGTTCCGTGATTTTCCGTGGCGGGACATGAATGATGCTAAGGTTGCCAAAGATTTCGAGGCCTGGTGCCACGGCAAAACGGGCTATCCCATTGTAGATGCCGGTATGCGGGAATTGTGGGCAACCGGGTGGATGCACAACCGCGTCCGAATGATCGCGGCGAGTTTTCTGATCAAGCATTTGCTGATCGATTGGCGCAAGGGCGAGCAATGGTTCTGGGACACGTTGGTCGATGCCGATTTTGCTTCGAACAGCGTCAATTGGCAATGGGTTTCAGGCACTGGCGTCGACAGCAATATGTTTGTCCGGATCATGGCGCCGCTGACGCAGTCAGAGAAATTCAATGCGGGTGACTATATCCGCAAATGGGTGCCGGAACTGTCGGATGTGAGCGATCCCTATATCCATGATCCCGAGGAACACGGCGCTAAACCGGCGAGCTATCGGTCAAAAATTATCGGGCACAAAGATGCCCGTGCCCGCGCTCTGGATGCTTATGCGGTGGTGAAGTGA
- a CDS encoding SDR family oxidoreductase produces the protein MHRLSEKFCVITGAARGIGKAIAQAFIQEGATVLLTDYDAEELAKVGQELDSATFVLDVKEEADWDRLADLHPTADVVVNNAGITGFEKGPAPHDPENASLEDWRDVHRVNLDGTFMGCRYAIRAMKEKGAGSVINISSRSGMVGIPGAAAYASSKAAIRNHSKSVALYCAQLGWDIRCNSIHPAAIMTPMWEPMLGDGEQREAAIEALVKDTPLRRFGEADEVASVAVLLASDEARYITGAEMTIDGGILAGSAAAPGS, from the coding sequence ATGCACAGACTCTCAGAAAAATTTTGCGTTATCACTGGGGCCGCCCGCGGTATTGGCAAAGCCATTGCTCAGGCTTTTATCCAAGAAGGCGCGACCGTCTTGTTGACCGACTATGATGCCGAAGAACTGGCAAAGGTCGGGCAGGAGCTCGACAGCGCGACCTTTGTTCTTGATGTAAAAGAGGAGGCAGATTGGGATCGTCTCGCTGACCTTCATCCCACGGCAGATGTTGTCGTGAATAATGCTGGTATAACCGGATTTGAAAAAGGCCCGGCACCGCATGATCCGGAAAATGCTTCGCTCGAAGACTGGCGAGATGTGCACCGGGTAAACCTTGATGGCACGTTCATGGGTTGCCGCTATGCAATCCGCGCGATGAAAGAAAAGGGGGCGGGGTCTGTTATCAACATATCGTCGCGCTCTGGCATGGTCGGCATTCCGGGAGCTGCGGCTTATGCATCGTCCAAGGCGGCGATCCGGAACCACAGCAAGTCGGTGGCACTGTATTGCGCGCAATTGGGATGGGATATCCGGTGTAATTCTATCCATCCGGCTGCGATCATGACCCCAATGTGGGAGCCGATGCTGGGCGACGGTGAACAGCGAGAGGCGGCGATAGAGGCTTTGGTGAAAGATACACCATTGCGGCGTTTCGGTGAAGCCGATGAGGTAGCATCGGTCGCGGTGCTGCTGGCTTCCGACGAGGCGCGCTATATTACCGGCGCGGAGATGACCATCGACGGGGGTATTCTTGCTGGCTCTGCGGCTGCCCCCGGTTCATGA
- a CDS encoding SAM-dependent methyltransferase produces MNAEAPKRGNHLLDARKRFGTGGGLLARLAAPGFHRILDRIDLGLDHGTFEGKLPDGTTRIVGGRGEGPMAEITLHSWNALLRLVNSGSVGWYRAWELGEWESPDLVTVFDLFTRNRAGLKNTGRAAGIFRLIAKLRHSRRHNDKVRARQNIQYHYDLGNDFYRLWLDESMSYSSALFEDKTGKAKTFKEAQAKKVKAIAERLNAKPGDRVLEIGCGWGYLSGTLARDYDLDVTGISLSDEQTEWAREHHAEAKYRIQDYRDVADQYDAIASVEMVEAVGQKYWPDFLDCVAHNLKPGGRAAIQYISIADDIFEQYAASADFIQTYIFPGGMLLSESRFRALAEDRGLAWSDQHDFGSDYAETLRLWRERFDAVVEQGKLPAGFDEHFVRLWRYYLTYCEGGFAGGGINVSQVTLIKEQ; encoded by the coding sequence ATGAATGCTGAAGCACCAAAGCGTGGCAACCACCTGCTCGATGCGCGTAAGCGCTTCGGGACAGGGGGTGGTCTGCTTGCGCGTCTCGCTGCTCCGGGGTTTCATCGGATATTGGACCGGATCGATCTGGGTCTTGATCACGGCACATTTGAAGGCAAATTGCCCGATGGTACGACCCGCATTGTCGGTGGCCGCGGTGAGGGACCGATGGCAGAGATCACGCTGCATAGCTGGAACGCTTTGCTCCGTCTGGTGAATAGCGGTTCGGTCGGCTGGTATCGCGCTTGGGAATTGGGGGAATGGGAAAGCCCGGATTTGGTCACAGTCTTTGATCTGTTTACCCGCAATAGGGCTGGGTTAAAAAACACCGGGCGTGCAGCCGGTATTTTTCGCTTGATTGCCAAACTACGCCATTCGCGGCGGCACAACGACAAAGTCCGTGCGCGGCAGAATATCCAATATCACTATGATCTGGGTAATGATTTCTATCGGCTGTGGCTAGATGAAAGCATGAGCTATTCCAGTGCGCTGTTTGAGGACAAAACAGGAAAAGCGAAGACGTTCAAAGAAGCCCAGGCCAAAAAGGTCAAAGCCATAGCGGAACGTCTAAATGCGAAGCCAGGCGATAGAGTTTTGGAAATAGGTTGCGGATGGGGATATCTGTCTGGAACTTTGGCTCGGGACTATGATCTGGATGTCACCGGCATTTCCTTGTCGGATGAACAAACCGAATGGGCACGAGAGCATCATGCTGAAGCAAAATATCGTATCCAGGATTATCGCGATGTCGCTGATCAATATGACGCCATTGCCAGCGTCGAAATGGTCGAAGCGGTGGGGCAGAAATATTGGCCCGATTTCCTCGACTGTGTCGCCCACAATTTGAAACCCGGTGGGCGAGCCGCGATCCAATATATCAGCATTGCTGACGACATTTTTGAACAATATGCGGCCAGTGCCGACTTTATCCAGACTTACATATTTCCCGGCGGGATGCTACTTTCCGAAAGCCGGTTTCGCGCGCTGGCAGAAGACCGCGGATTGGCTTGGTCGGATCAACATGATTTTGGTTCGGATTATGCCGAAACACTTCGGCTTTGGCGCGAACGTTTTGATGCTGTTGTGGAGCAAGGCAAATTGCCGGCTGGATTTGACGAGCATTTCGTCCGGTTATGGCGCTATTACCTGACTTATTGTGAAGGCGGTTTTGCTGGTGGCGGTATCAATGTCTCGCAAGTTACTTTGATAAAAGAACAATGA